One Heyndrickxia oleronia genomic window, TCAACCATTAAAGATCATTGGTTCTGATATTGACCATCGAATGATAAAAGTTTCTGAGGAAAATGCCATTGAAGCTGGATTAGGTGATTTGATTGAATTCAAACAAATGCAAGTAACTGATATTTCTACTAGAGATCAATATGGTGTACTTGTTGGAAATCCTCCTTATGGGGAACGCCTTAGTGAACGTCGAGAAGTCGAAAAATTATATAGTGAAATGGGAAAAGCATTTTCTAAACTAGATACATGGTCCATCTATATGCTGACATCATATGAACAATTTGAAGAAGTTTATGGAAAAAAGGCAACGAAAAAGCGGAAATTATTTAATGGGTTTATTCGAACAGATCTTTATCAATATTGGGGTCCAAGACCACCTAGAAATTAAGTCCATGGTTATAAGTCCTCCATTCCTTGAGTATAATAATATATAAAATTAGACGAAGGAGTGGGAAACTTGTCATTGGTTTCTATTGACTTTGATAAAATCTCAAGAGCGATTTCTAATACATATCGGCTTATCCAATTAGAGGGGAGTCCATCTGAAACGGTAATGGCTCAGCTAAAGGAAGCAGAGCATTCTCTAAATTGTGCTAAAAGCTATGTGTTAACAAGGGAAAAAACCATTATATAAGAACGCAAGTGTAGATGATGCACTTGCGTTTTTATATGGTGAACCTATTGATCGAAATAAATGACAGAAGTGAATAGCTGGAGGAAAAATATGAAAACGGGATTACCATTTACTGTGACTAAGGAAGAATCCTTCTATGAAAAGTTGGGTGATTGGATTGGGGATGTATTTTACGATCTTCTTCCGGAAAAAGGTTTTGAAATTAGAGATGAACAAATCTATATGGCCTTCCAATTAGAAAAAGCGTTTAAAGAAAAAAGTATCATGTTTGCAGAAGCGGGAGTTGGGACAGGAAAAACGATTGTCTATCTTCTATATGCCATTTGCTATGCGAGGTATACAGGTAGACCTGCAATTATTGCATGTGCAGATGAGACGTTGATTGAACAGCTTGTTAAAAAAGAGGGCGATATTCAAAAATTAGAACAAGCACTTGGTTTAAGTGCTGATGTAAGATTAGCAAAGTCAAGAGACCAATATTTATGCTTAAAAAAATTAGATAAAGAAGTAGCAAAGAACGAAATAGATGAATTTCTCGATATCTACGAAGAATTACCTGAATTTGTTCATGCACAAGGATCCATGATTAAATATGAGAAATATGGAGATAGAAAGGATTATTCTAATCTCTCTGAGGATAAATGGAAACGAATTGGATGGGATTCATTACAGGATTGCTTAGCCTGTGATGTACGACATCGATGTGGACAAACTCTTCATCGAGATCATTACCGTAAAGCTGCAGATTTAATTATTTGTTCTCATGATTATTATATGGAACATATTTGGACGAAGGAGTCAAGAATCCGTGAAGGGCAATTACCTTTATTACCAGAATCAAGTTGTGTAGTCTTTGATGAAGGTCATTTACTTGAATATGCTAGTCAAAAGGCTTTAACCTATCGAATTCAATCTGAAACGTTAGAAACATTATTAACGAGACTTATGGAAAATGATGTTCGTGAAGAAACGTTATACACCATTGAAAATGTATTATTCTTTAATGATAAATTATTTGAAATTATTGAGAGAGACGCGAAGTCTATTAGTGGTTCAGAACGATATCATATTGAAAAATCAGATGAACTAATGAAATATGCTCATTCTTTGCATTTACAAACAGAAAAATTGTCAGAGCAGCTTGTTTATGAGGGTGAAATGTTTGTCTTAAATGAATATGATTTGCATATCGTTGAAGAATATTTAGATCAGGTGTTGTATTTCTTAAAACTGTTTTCTAAAGATGATAAGGGTATTATTTGGGTTGAAATGTCTGATACTGAACATACTCTAGTGATTATGCCCAGACTTGTTGAGGAAATTTTACGCGATGAAGTATTTTCAAAAAAGATTCCTTTTATTTTTTCATCGGCAACACTATCAAATAACGGCGATTATTCTTATATAGCAAAAAGTCTTGGTATAGAGAAATTCTTATCATTAAAAGTTGATTCACCATTTGATTATGAAGAAAATATGAAGATTATTATGCACAAAAATGATCCTAAAAATAAAAGTAAAGAAATGATTAATCTCCTAAATGAAAGGGGAGGAAAAAGCCTCATTTTATTTGATACAAAGGATTCAATGGTTCAATTTAAAAAGTATATTAACGAATCAAATGAATTGAACTATCCAGTAATATTTGAGGGAGATCGAGAAATTAGTCATCTAGTTGAAGAATTTCAAAAGAATGACGAAACGATCCTTTGTTCATATCATTTA contains:
- a CDS encoding ATP-dependent DNA helicase, which produces MKTGLPFTVTKEESFYEKLGDWIGDVFYDLLPEKGFEIRDEQIYMAFQLEKAFKEKSIMFAEAGVGTGKTIVYLLYAICYARYTGRPAIIACADETLIEQLVKKEGDIQKLEQALGLSADVRLAKSRDQYLCLKKLDKEVAKNEIDEFLDIYEELPEFVHAQGSMIKYEKYGDRKDYSNLSEDKWKRIGWDSLQDCLACDVRHRCGQTLHRDHYRKAADLIICSHDYYMEHIWTKESRIREGQLPLLPESSCVVFDEGHLLEYASQKALTYRIQSETLETLLTRLMENDVREETLYTIENVLFFNDKLFEIIERDAKSISGSERYHIEKSDELMKYAHSLHLQTEKLSEQLVYEGEMFVLNEYDLHIVEEYLDQVLYFLKLFSKDDKGIIWVEMSDTEHTLVIMPRLVEEILRDEVFSKKIPFIFSSATLSNNGDYSYIAKSLGIEKFLSLKVDSPFDYEENMKIIMHKNDPKNKSKEMINLLNERGGKSLILFDTKDSMVQFKKYINESNELNYPVIFEGDREISHLVEEFQKNDETILCSYHLWEGLDIPGSSLSNVLIANLPFPPNDPVFDAKRKSSVNPYEEVDLPYMLLRLRQGIGRLIRTSTDKGDIHIWMENESNHSILDQVKSILPVEPRV